One stretch of Armigeres subalbatus isolate Guangzhou_Male chromosome 2, GZ_Asu_2, whole genome shotgun sequence DNA includes these proteins:
- the LOC134215066 gene encoding uncharacterized protein LOC134215066, translating into MEKRDNARKTGTGGGYDAKTNDVDMLVYDILGKESPVLEGLSVPESMDELAEKQFYEHNEQPSRSTISSESVIATGSGTTRKDSITQPRSKKRKIEHSVSNEAVTENADLTRRKLQLTIEVLEKER; encoded by the exons ATG GAGAAACGTGATAATGCCAGAAAAACAGGGACAGGAGGTGGTTACGATGCAAAGACAAACGACGTCGATATGCTTGTATACGATATTCTTGGGAAAGAATCACCTGTTCTTGAAGGTTTGTCAGTTCCGGAGAGCATGGATGAGCTAGCTGAGAAGCAGTTTTACGAGCATAACGAACAGCCAAGTAGATCAACAATAAGCTCAGAGTCAGTAATTGCAACTGGTTCTGGAACAACAAGGAAGGATTCTATTACGCAACCAAGgtcaaagaaaagaaaaatag AACATTCTGTTTCAAATGAAGCAGTAACAGAGAATGCTGATCTCACCCGTCGCAAGTTGCAACTGACAATAGAAGTCCTTGAGAAAGAACGTTAA